The Nostoc sp. 'Peltigera membranacea cyanobiont' N6 genome contains the following window.
GATAAATCGATAGAAGAAAAGGTACATGGCTCTCAATAATGGTCATACAGCATTAGTTGGTGTTATGTACCCCAGTAAATCAAAAAGTTCTAGTCTGTACAAATCCTGCCCTGTAAATCGAATGTTTAGACATAACCAAATTAGTTATGTCTTTTTTTGTCGTTAGTCTCAAAACGTTGAATTTCAATCAAATAACCACTGGGATCGCGGAAAAAACAGTGGTAAATATTGTACTTTTCATTTAGTATCGGTGGCTTTTCAAATTTGACACCACGTTCTTTGAGATATTCAAACCACTCATCTACCTGCTGCGTTACTAGGGTAAAAATGACACTTGGTTGCTTGTCAGATGGAGGAGTGGATTTTTCGCTTGCTTGGCAAAATCCCAAGTATCCAGATCCACTAACAGTATAAATTCGACAAGTTCCTTGGTCAAGCCATAACTTCAAACCCAGCATTTGTTCGGAGAATTCAGTAGAGGCATTAAGATTGTGGGTATAAAAGAAGGTAATTTGCTGTTCAATTTGCGGATGAGTACACATAAACACATTTGAGTATATACCCCAACGACATCTGGCGATCGCATGGGTAAAAATTGATTGATGTTAGAAACCTGTTACTACTCCAGAATGCCTTAAGTGCATCTGGAGTTTCTTTTTGGAAAAAGCAATCGTAATTTTCCAAATCATCCCGATCTGCCAAAATATGGCTGAATAGGGATGCATACTGAATTATCTATATTTAACATAGGGCATCACTTGTTGATGTACCCCCTCCTACCAAACAACTCTCGCAAAGCAGCCTCAGATTTACTGGGGCTGTTTTGCGTTACTTCGATAGTACTTAAACAAAATATCTTTCAAACTCTCATTTCTCTGCGCCTCTACTCTTCCTTATTCCGTAATTCGTCCGTAAGTACTATTCAAACAGAAAAGTTGTGTAAATAAAGCAGTTAATCCTCAAACATCCTTAACTGTATTTGAGTGTATACCCTGATGACGTAAGATGCTCTGAAGGTGAAAATTTGGGTATAGGTAAATGCGTATCTTTCCTGACTCCAGAGTTGTTACAAACAGTTCTGGAGTTTTTTAATTACAGAGGAGCGATCGCTCTTGAATAAAAGAATTATGAACACGCACACTATAGCTGTGCGGAAGTTAAGCGATCGCACTTCTAAATCTTGACTAAATCAAAGTGCGACACACTTAATATAAATGCTTATTTAGTTGTATATGTCACAAAAATATCCTTTCTCATCTCTACCTCTGCTGGGGCATCTGGATTATAAGTCGTTGATAATAAAAGACTAGCAAATGAAGGTAAAGGAACTCCAGTTTTAGAACTACATGAAGAATAAAATAATGTGTAAAATGGTTCAGCGACAGAAGGAATATCAAGTTTAACACCCATAGCAGTTGCTAAAGCTTGAGCGCGGCTTTGAGCATCTTTCATAGCTGATTGATAAACGGAACTCTGCAATGCTTGACAGTCATTTACTGCGTATTCTACGCCCACACTCTTAACGGAAAGATTTTCCAATTGGCTCGTGGACTTGTTCGCAGTAGCAACAATTTCCTGGACGCGATCGCGTGTGGGTTTTTCCAGCCTCACCAATATTTTGGCGCTGTTTTCACTGGAATCAGGGCTAATTTGCACTTGAATTTTATCAGCACGAATCCCTTTGGCAACTAGGCTATTAACTACAGGCTGGAGAGTTGCTTTAGTTAGGGATTTTTTGCTTGGTAAAGATTCTGCTGCTTTTTTGTAATTTAAAAGTAGAGTTGGTGAGGCAGCCTGGTGTTGTTGTTCCAACAAAGAGGGACTGCCGTTGCCGGAGGCATACCTGGAGGGTGAGGATATGTTGCGGGTTTGCGGTAGAGATGAGGGTTTCGTTTCTAAATCATCATTACTATCTTCCCTACTGAATACCAATTCAATATCGGCTGTATCTGCTGGCACTCTCACTACCCCTTGACCGATTACCATTAATGAGTGGCGATCGCTTGCTGGTGGATAAAATAATTGGGCATTAGTGGCTTTGGGTGTTAATACTCCGATCCCGACAGTGACGGTAATGCTTACTAATATTAGAGCAGTTATGTTTCTCATGTCCTGGGAATGTCCTTTGAACCTAGTAATTGTCAAAGTTTACACCTCAAGAGCAGGATACTTACAAAAATATTGAGCTAATTCCACAGCGTTTAGTCATGGGATTAGCTCAAAAATAACAATTCACTGCGAACTATTAACCAAACCAGTGTGAGGCTTCACAAGCTGGCTGAACTGTTTCACAAACATTATGGTTAATCCAATCTGACTTTTCTTGAACGATTAAACAAATGCCTTGATGAATCAAATTCTGTAGGTGCAGCTGCTGCTCTAAGGGTTTGCCAGGCAATTTGTAATAAGCCAGGCTTTCTTGTTCAGCCTCCGCCAGGGAAATATGTCCATCAGACATAGCGCTGTAAAAAGAGGGAATGCGGGTGAGGACAAAAGCAATTAGCTCTTGGCGTAAGTCAGGAATTGCAAAAGCTTTTTGATATGGATGGTATGGATATGTATCTAAAACGCTTTCAATCTCTCCTACTACTGATTGCTGTGTTAAATTAACTACCGTCTTCATAATTTTTAAACTCCTTTTTTAATCTAGTCAATGATGCGTGGAAAAAACAACTTTTTTAGATGGCAACGTCGTCATAACAATCAGTTAAAAGTAGTTCAACTGACAAATCCAAAATCCAGTGGAACTAGCCTTTTATCTTGATTGAATATCAGACATTTGGTTTTGCTGATTTTAGTTAAAGTTTATACTGATTCGCAGCATGACTTATTAAAACAGCATCCAATATCCTGGTAGGTTAGCGATACTATATATTTATAATCCTAATTATTTCAAACTTCTGCCTTCTTGGCATAAATCTACATAAAATGCAGCAGAAAAGCTAGGGGATCAAGATGAACAGCAATAGGCATCTTGAATTAGGAACAAGTTTCTAATGAAGTTAAGCTTTTTGGTAATTCTCATCACATTTTAAGTTTGCTGCAAAATTCGCTGTTTCATCTAAAAAACTTATTGGTTGCCCGTTGATTTAGGAAGTCAGACAAATAAGGAATTGCTAAAGTGCAAAATCAGTCTAGCGACTGATGAAACGATCGGGTAAAAATGTTGAGAAAGTTCACATTGTCTAAAGGAAGATGATGCAACTGATGATTAATTTCATTAGCAGCAGCTAATCCAGAAAGCATCGCACCTTCCGCAAGATTGCCGCCACACCAATCACCACAGCAAACTAAAGGTAAGGGAGTTCCAGCAGACAAAAAAGCTTCGTGCCAAGGACGGCTAGGAAAGGCATAACGCCAACGATGTACTTGGATCCATTCGGGAGTATTCAGCCAAGGAAGGGACAGAGATTCAGCTGCTCGTTGCAACATAAGCTCTGCAACGGGTTGTAAATCCTGGATTTCTAGATGACGTTGGGCGAAATCAGCGCTACTTTGCACTACAAAATGTGGTTGCTGAGGCTTAGGACGCTTGCTACTGTCCAAACCAATCCACGCTAAATCAGCATCATCGACAAAAGTTAGCGCCTTCCACTGAGGGAGTGGGTGGGATGTGGGAGGATATCCAGCGATCGCACTAATTGAGGGATAAAATTCTACAGAACGCAAGTTATCAAGAAAGGCTTTATCTAATCCACTTTCACCCAAAGGTTCTAACAGCATCATTGCTTGGGGTGCAGGAATGGCAACGATTATAGCTTTTGCAGTTAATTCTTCGTTGCCAGATTCGAGAGTCAAGCGCCAACTATTTTCGGGAGTTGGGGTAATAGCGATGACACGCTGATTCAGTAATATTTCTAAACCTGGGGCGAGAGATTTAGCGATGTCTGACGACAAGCCGCTCCGCGTCTACGCACTCATTCCCGCAGGTGCAACATATCGCGGACTGCGGTTTTTTGGTTCAGATAAAGGAGCGCCTGCGGTGAGTTCATAAACCTCCTCTGTCCAAACTTCCAGGATATGGCGCGATCGCAATATCTCCACAAAATGTCTAAATAATTCACCCTTTGGCTTCAGATAACAAGCCCCACGATCGGCCCAAGTTCCATGCAAGCGGCGGGTAGCGAGTCTTCCTCCCAAACCACGGGACTTGTCTAGCACTAGCACCGAATAACCAGCTTGACTTAATTGCTGGGCGCAGACTAAACCGGCCATTCCGGCACCAATCACTACAATATCAGTCATGAGTCCATAGTCCTTAGTCATTGGTTATTGGTCATTAGGTTATTATCAAAGGACAAAATTACTACTAATGACTGCTGAAAGCTAATAGTAGAATAAGGTACAGAAAGTTGCACGGAAGGGAGGAAGGGAAATTGGATGAGATGAGGGCGGCGCTAGAGTTAGCGACCGAAGAAGAATTGCAAGATTTAACGGCAATTCTATTTAGTCGTAAGTTCAATCCCCTAGACTATGTACACACACCCGAACCCATCGAAGTGCAAAGCCAAGACCGCAAAGCTTGGTTAGATTCACTAGAAGGTCGCTTTCGTTTTTTGGCGGCAGATGGGATGACTGTATTACGGGGACGTACAGGCCAGGTAACTTATCGACAAGCCTTAGTTCAAGTATGTAAGTATCTAAAAATTCCTTATTCTAATCAACTGGCAACTATTGATTTAGAAGCAGAAGTATTTTTGCATCTGTTAGGACAGGTGTGGAAAAAATTACCTGAACAGGAAAAACAAAAATTGACTCTCCGAGTGCAGCGTCACCTTATCCAATCAGAACTAAAAGAACCTCTACCACTTTTATTGCAGCCTGACCCCTTGGGGTTACTTTTCAAAGGCGGTAGTGCGATCGCGGTTACTTCACTTCTCCAGCCACTTGTACTTAAGCAAATTGCTCGTCAATTTGCCATCCACTTTGCTACTTATGAAGTAGCTAAACAAGCGGTAATTACTGGCTCAGAAGCAGCTACAACGCAATTCCAAAGCTATGTAGCGATGCAAATGGCGCAACGGGGGATGACGGTGAGTGCAGCTCGTTATGGGGCAGCCCGCACGATGTTTGCCGTGATTGGCCCGATGATGTGGACTTGGTTTTTTGCAGATTTAGGGTGGAGAGCGATCGCCACTAACTATGGTCGAATCATCCCTACCATCTTCGCCTTAGCTCAAATTCGCCTCACTCGTGAGGAATGTTGGGAGCCAGCTTGAACAAAGTTTTTGACTATTTCAAGTCTCGTTGGCAATCTTCTTGGAACTACTCTCTGTGGGCACTGTTAATCTTCCCATTGAGTCCATTGGTGGGGGCTGTGACTATCGGTTTTGTCTCATTAATAACTTGGCTGAAACAATCCCGCAAAATTAATCGCCGCCCCATCAACTGGGGATTTGCCCTTTTGAGTGTGTTACTGATCGTCAGTGCTGGGTTTGCTGATGACAAGACAGCAGCATTCCTCGGCTTATTTAATTTATTACCATTCTTTTTACTTTTCGTTGCCCATAGCGCTCTAATTCAAACATTTGCCCAATTGCGGCAAATGGCTTGGGTTTTAGTAATCGGTTCCATACCAGTGGTAATTCTTGGTTTGGGACAGTTATTTTTAGGCTGGAGTTTTAAGTTCCAGTTTGTGTGGGTTGTATTTAGTTGGACAATCAGACCAGGAGGAAATCCGCCAGGTCGCATCGCTTCACTCTTTTTGCACGCTAATACTTTCGCTGCTTATCTAGCGATAGTTTTCATCCTTGGTGTAGGGTTGTGGCTAGAAAACTATCAGCAATTAAGAGTTAAGAGTCAAAAATCATTTCTTCCCTTCCTCTTCCTAAGCGTAGCGGTGATTATGAATTTCATCGCCTTGATTTTTACCAACTCGCGTAATGGCTGGGCGATCGCTATTTTTGCCTGTTTAGCTTATGCACTTTACCAAGGCTGGCGTATTCTTGTGGGTAGTGTGGCTGCGATCGTTTCTAGTGTGCTTTTGGCAGCTTTTGCTCCCTCGCCAGTCGCTCAATTTTTTCGTCAGTACGTTCCTGCTTTCTTTTGGGCAAGGTTAAATGACGACATGTATCCAGATCGGCCAGTCGCTTTAATGCGAAAAACTCAGTGGGGATTTGCCTGGTCTTTAGCTGAACAACATCCTTTGACTGGCTGGGGGTTACGTAGTTTTAGTGGACTCTACAAAGCCCAAATGCAAATTCCCTTGGGCCATCCCCATAACTTTTTTTTGATGTTATCTGCTGAAACTGGCTTTCCCAGCACTTTGTTATTTTGTGGCTTACTCGCTTGGATTTTGATCGCAGGTGTTCAATTACTACGAAAGTCAAAACATATAAATACAGAAGATAGATTGATATTTTTCACTTATCTTCTGACTTTTGTTGGTTGGATTCTATTGAATACAGTAGATGTAACCCTCTTTGATTTTCGTTTGAATGCACTTTCATGGGTAATATTTGCTGCCATTTGTGGAGTAATACATCGTTATAACCAATATGACAAGCTTGCATCTCATCAAAATTAGTTAGGAAATGAAAAATCGCAACTATTTAAATCCTAAACATCAGAAAAAGCTAGTTCATTCTTATTTGATCTCAAGTTTTCATCGCATTTCTAAGCTTTACACATTTCTTTTGCTAGTTAAATGTGGCAGTGTTTTCATTCTCTTAACTCTAGCCAATACAGCATTATTAGGGATTTCACTAGTCAGAGCGCAAAACCTAGAATTGCCGAAAATTAAACCGTCTAGTTTGATACCAGAAAAAAGTCAATATCCAAACACGAGCAATATTCGGGTTTTGAAAGAAGCCTTTGAAGTTAGATGGATACCATCAGGGGCGATGGAACCAACTTTGCATGGTACTTCAAATACCTGGACAGCAGATTCGATATTAGTTGATAAACTGGTTTATCGCTCCCAATTACCCAAACGTGGAGATATTATTCTATTTGAGCCTACTGAGGAGTTACGAAAGGAAGAGTATAAAGACGCATTTATTAAGCGGATAATTGGTCTACCCGGAGAAAAGGTAGAACTTAGAAATGGCAAAGTATATATCAACAACAAACCTCTTCAGGAAGACAATTACCTTAGCTCTCAAGAGTCTACAGTAATTGATGTTTGTATATCAGGTCCACAGCCACCTTACTTAGCAAAACCTCAGATTATACCACCTAACTCATACTTAGTATTAGGAGATAACCGCAATTCTAGCTATGATAGCCGTTGCTGGGGTGTTGTTCCCAAGAAAAATATTTTGGGTCAAGCTGTCAGAATAATTTGGCCTTTAGTTAATGAAACTGAGTTAGACGAAACGCGAAATAGTCAACAACGTTCCGCAGAAGATTTATTTCTTAAAAATGTAGGCTTTCTCATAACACCAAATGAACTAAATAATTCACCACATTACTTAGTATTTATTACTTATTTCCAAACATATTTGGCAAATGCTCAAAAAAATAAAGATGTTTTAAATCAAATTATTTCTTTAAAACATCTTGTTGTATATAGTTTCATTAAAAATGAAATTAGCAAAGCGATTGATTACTCCCAACAGCTTTTGATAATTGGACGAGAAAATCAAATTATCGGAGTCGAAACCCAAGCTTTGACATGGCTATCTTTTGCTTACTTAGTCAAAGGTTCTTATGATATTTCAAGTGATTATAGTCAACAAGTCTTACCTTTAGCCCAGAAAAGCCAAGATTACAACAACGAGTATCTTATTCTATTTTATCTAGCAATAGCTGATGTGGGAAAAGACAATTGTTCCAAAGCCAATACTTTCTATAATCAGAGTTTATCTGTTTTACCTTTTGTTGATGAGCCAATAAAAAAAATAGTCCAGTCACTGTTAGTATATTTTTCTTCTGAAGAAAAAATAAAAGCTTGCTTGCCATTAGCAAAACTCTAGAAATATATATCAATTATCATTTGTGTGTGTATTCATGTATGTATTACTGAAAATGCACAATCACTTAAGTGTTAAAGTATCAGGCGATCGCAGCGCAGCCACCGCGACTTAGAACCGCTATAACTTTTTCAGTGTATGCACGGGGGCATTTAGAGTTTTAAGTTAATAAGATTACTATATTCACGTCTGTGACTGTGAGTGTGACTAATACCTAATTAGTCACTGTTGCTGATTGTTGGGAAGGTGTAGGGACGACCCTTTGGGGTTTTCCTACATGACGGGCATCTCTTGTAGATGCCCTTTTGTATATTTATTATTTTTATTTAGTCAAACACAATCAAAAAATATTTAGCTTAGTAAAAAAACCAGAATTTCTTCATGAAATTATCCTTGCAAAGCTTTACATTTTTCACTTCTTCATTAGGGTTATTGACAATTAACTTTGCTTTTCCTCTACCTGCTAAAGCAGCAATTGAGTGTGAAGCAGGTAATATGATTTATTATCCCAATGGTTCGCTGTTAACTTGTATACTCGATCGAAATACTAATGTGCAAGTTTTCAGTTCTCTTTCAGAGACATCCAATATTCCCTGCCGAGGAAAAAATTACATATCTTTCGATGAAAAAGGACAGTTCCAAAGTTGTCAGATTGCAGATGACATCCAAATTAGAACAGTTAATGCAGTTGAAATTTGTCCGGCAGAATATAGGATATATGTCTCAACTTCAGATAAGGGAAATAAATCTTTTACTTGTCGGCAATATTAGCACTATATAATTTGTAATTGATATAGCAATCCTGAATTATTCGCGATCGACAAGATACCCGACTTCTCAAATAAATGGGGTATCTGCGGGTTACAATTCTCACAAATCAAATACCTTATGGTGTAAGCTCTCGGTAAAATAGGTGTGTCGGTAACGAAAAAAGACGCATCCATAACCTACCTTATGCTCACAACAGCTAATTTTCTTCAGTACACCCAATGGTCAGGTATAGCTACCTTGGCATTCGCTGCCTTAACAGCTTTAGCTTTTATTCTCAAATGGGGCATCCGCTTTCGGCTGGTGGGTACAACTGGCTTTATGCTGGTGCTGACGGGTGGTTTATTTGCACTATCGATAGTCCCCTTAAGTCGGGCTGTGATTCCAGGAGCAGGTAAGTACACTCTAGTTTATGACAATGGCTCCACACAAGCAGTTATTACCACATCATCCCAAATTACACCCACACAATTAGAAGCAACTTTACGTCAAGCAGCTAGTAATTTATTTTCTTATGGTCGTTCAGGTACACGTGAAGACGACAACTTGACAGTTCGCGCCCGTACCATTATCCACCCAGAACCAGGGATTTCTGTACCAGTTTACTTGGGTGAGGTGAAGCGATCGCTCGTTTCTCATCAAAATTCACCAGTCACAGTAGAAATTTACACAGATAAATTAGCCCAATTGTCAAAACCTACTGCTTAAAAGGCACGCAAGGACGCGGAGAGAGTATTTGATAATTTCTCCGCGTCAACCCTCTTTATGTCTTCATCTCAAAGAACAAAAATTTTAATTTATCTCTACTTAATGTCAAGAGTTTAAATTTATTTTTGCTAATGCTTCGTTGTGAATTAGCTATTTCTGGGCAATTTCTAAGTTCAATTTCTGCAAAAGTTCATTGCTAATGGGTGATGTTGCCAGAATTGGATGTTTAATACCTCCCCAAATACTTCCAGTGCGGATACGATGGGAAACTAATACTTCAGGAATTTTATTAGAGATTAAAACCTCTGGTGGTGCGAGTTGACCGATGGCTCGCGCTCTTTGGTAATGATATGATTCTGATAAAACCCGATCCAATTGTTCGGCAATAATTCCTGGGGTTTCTTTTGCCGAATCTAATAATAAAATATAGTGTGGGGGATCGGCAATCGGCATCAAACTTTTAAAATTAGTTTCTTGCAAGTTCAACTTAATAAGAGCATTATTTACAAAATTTTCTTGCAACTTTTCGCCTACCAAATCGCTAACGGCTTGATGTCGTCCGATAAACTCTAAACAGGGAGTGTGGCGATAGTAATGAGTTACCCGGATGCGATCGCCAATCCGATAACGATACAATCCTCCTTTCTGCGATAAAATAATCGTGTATTCCTTGCCAGTGCTGAGTTCGTGTAAACCATATAGGGAACCAGTATCATCCTCGAACTCGAAGAAAACTTCATCAATAACTGGCACACATCCGCCAGCTACAATCAACGGAATCGTTATTGGGGCTTCCGTTGCTAGTAATCCTTTACCTTGAATTAATACACCAGGAAATTGCAAACGTAATCCCTGAGCTTGATCTGCTGCATTGGCACTATCCCAGCAGGAAATCAGCTTCAAATTTGGCCAGAGTTGCATCCAGGGAATATTACTTTCACTGAGGAGTTGCAGGCGATAATGTGAAATCCGGTTGTGTAATTCTGTTCGCAATAAATCCTGATTCTCTTGAATATATTTTAAATGTACTTGGAGAAAACTAGGACTCCAAATAGAAATAATTTCTAGTTTTTCAGCCTCTAATAATGCCAAAGCCAACTGATGTTTAAATAAGTTCACGTCATGCAGCCGATTAAGTTTATTTGGCATCACCAACCAAGGACGTAAAAACCAACGCAACCAGCCATCTAAGTAATCTAAATCGTTCTGTAAACTTTGATTATCAGCTACATCTAATTGCGGCGAGATGCAAGCATAAATCTTGCCTGTAGAAAATTTCGGGCCATGTACAATCAAATCATGCGCCCATACACAGAACATTTGATTAAACGATCGCCGCAAAGATTGAGTATAAGGAATCCATTTCACCGCCCCACTACTACCAGAGGTTTTTTCATAAAACAAAATGGGTTCTGGTGTGAGGGAAATTTGCTGAGATTTCTGATTTAACCAGGGTTGGAGTGCATCATAATCTACAATTGGTACGCGCTGCCAATCGTCTAGAGAATGAATCTCCAAAGTTTTACCATACTCACTTTTGATTAGGCGATCGCAAATTTCCCTTTTTACAGATGTCTGCATTAACTCTGGGTTATCCAAAGCTCGATAAAATCGCCTTGCAGTTGGCGCGAGGATTTGCCCAAAAAGCTGAATAATCGGACGCATTATTGCACCTTTTGATTAGGATAAAGCTTGGTGGCTGCTGGTAAATAAGAATCATCAGCAATGATTACACCAGGAGCAAGATTAGATCCGGCTCCCACAAAAACATTGCTGCCAATCTTGACTTTTTTGACATACAACATTAAATTTTGTTTGCGGGGTTTTATGATATGGCAATAGATACCGACATTATGCCCGACAACGACGCGATCGCCAATTTCTAATAAACTGCGATCGGCAATCTCTAAACCTGGTGTCCAATATACATCTCGCCCCACTTTAGCACCCCACAATCGCAACCAACAGGAAAACACCCCTGGAATCAGTCGCAGCACTGCTTCCAACGCTGGAATAGCAATATAAATTACCTGGATTTGATGACTACCCCACCAGGGATTATATTCTTTACCTAGTAGATAACTAATACCCTCGCGCACAGGATAAACCCATTCATGCAAGCGGTAAACTAGCACTGGTAGCCCATAAATAGAAAGCAACACCGCCAGAATGCTGAAGATGTTGGGTGAATAAGCGAGGTAGATTATTGCTGCACCAGTTAGCAATAATATAAAGGTAGGGAAAAACGAAAGAATTTTGCTGATAACTGTCATGAAAATGGGAATAAAAGTTTTTGAAACAAGTTTAATGGGCTAGGAATTCCAATTATAGATGGCAACTTTTCGCTTTCATAATATGTTCCATGTAACTTATCCCAAATTTTCAGATTAG
Protein-coding sequences here:
- a CDS encoding VOC family protein; its protein translation is MCTHPQIEQQITFFYTHNLNASTEFSEQMLGLKLWLDQGTCRIYTVSGSGYLGFCQASEKSTPPSDKQPSVIFTLVTQQVDEWFEYLKERGVKFEKPPILNEKYNIYHCFFRDPSGYLIEIQRFETNDKKRHN
- a CDS encoding SIMPL domain-containing protein; its protein translation is MRNITALILVSITVTVGIGVLTPKATNAQLFYPPASDRHSLMVIGQGVVRVPADTADIELVFSREDSNDDLETKPSSLPQTRNISSPSRYASGNGSPSLLEQQHQAASPTLLLNYKKAAESLPSKKSLTKATLQPVVNSLVAKGIRADKIQVQISPDSSENSAKILVRLEKPTRDRVQEIVATANKSTSQLENLSVKSVGVEYAVNDCQALQSSVYQSAMKDAQSRAQALATAMGVKLDIPSVAEPFYTLFYSSCSSKTGVPLPSFASLLLSTTYNPDAPAEVEMRKDIFVTYTTK
- a CDS encoding O-antigen ligase family protein, giving the protein MLGASLNKVFDYFKSRWQSSWNYSLWALLIFPLSPLVGAVTIGFVSLITWLKQSRKINRRPINWGFALLSVLLIVSAGFADDKTAAFLGLFNLLPFFLLFVAHSALIQTFAQLRQMAWVLVIGSIPVVILGLGQLFLGWSFKFQFVWVVFSWTIRPGGNPPGRIASLFLHANTFAAYLAIVFILGVGLWLENYQQLRVKSQKSFLPFLFLSVAVIMNFIALIFTNSRNGWAIAIFACLAYALYQGWRILVGSVAAIVSSVLLAAFAPSPVAQFFRQYVPAFFWARLNDDMYPDRPVALMRKTQWGFAWSLAEQHPLTGWGLRSFSGLYKAQMQIPLGHPHNFFLMLSAETGFPSTLLFCGLLAWILIAGVQLLRKSKHINTEDRLIFFTYLLTFVGWILLNTVDVTLFDFRLNALSWVIFAAICGVIHRYNQYDKLASHQN
- a CDS encoding Ycf51 family protein is translated as MLTTANFLQYTQWSGIATLAFAALTALAFILKWGIRFRLVGTTGFMLVLTGGLFALSIVPLSRAVIPGAGKYTLVYDNGSTQAVITTSSQITPTQLEATLRQAASNLFSYGRSGTREDDNLTVRARTIIHPEPGISVPVYLGEVKRSLVSHQNSPVTVEIYTDKLAQLSKPTA
- a CDS encoding GH3 family domain-containing protein — translated: MRPIIQLFGQILAPTARRFYRALDNPELMQTSVKREICDRLIKSEYGKTLEIHSLDDWQRVPIVDYDALQPWLNQKSQQISLTPEPILFYEKTSGSSGAVKWIPYTQSLRRSFNQMFCVWAHDLIVHGPKFSTGKIYACISPQLDVADNQSLQNDLDYLDGWLRWFLRPWLVMPNKLNRLHDVNLFKHQLALALLEAEKLEIISIWSPSFLQVHLKYIQENQDLLRTELHNRISHYRLQLLSESNIPWMQLWPNLKLISCWDSANAADQAQGLRLQFPGVLIQGKGLLATEAPITIPLIVAGGCVPVIDEVFFEFEDDTGSLYGLHELSTGKEYTIILSQKGGLYRYRIGDRIRVTHYYRHTPCLEFIGRHQAVSDLVGEKLQENFVNNALIKLNLQETNFKSLMPIADPPHYILLLDSAKETPGIIAEQLDRVLSESYHYQRARAIGQLAPPEVLISNKIPEVLVSHRIRTGSIWGGIKHPILATSPISNELLQKLNLEIAQK
- a CDS encoding acyltransferase, which encodes MTVISKILSFFPTFILLLTGAAIIYLAYSPNIFSILAVLLSIYGLPVLVYRLHEWVYPVREGISYLLGKEYNPWWGSHQIQVIYIAIPALEAVLRLIPGVFSCWLRLWGAKVGRDVYWTPGLEIADRSLLEIGDRVVVGHNVGIYCHIIKPRKQNLMLYVKKVKIGSNVFVGAGSNLAPGVIIADDSYLPAATKLYPNQKVQ